GCGCCGAAGGGACATTCCTCGGTACAACGCTTACACTGTGTGCAGCGCATGAAGTTGAAAACAGGATAGGTGTTGTCACCGGAGCGGGGGTGGACAGCAACGCCGTGATTAGCGGAGTTGATGCACTGAATCGCTTTCAGCACAGCACCTGCTGCATCCTCACGAGCCAGACCCATGGACATGGGCTGACGGACACAACCTGCGGCGTAAATACCGGTACGGCGTGTTTCGTAGGGAAAGCAGATGTAGTTAGAGTCTGCGTATCCATCGAACTGCTGGAGATCGGGAAATGCAGGACCCTGTCTGTATACGAGGTTGATGGTCGGATCATGCGCGGTGGTGGGTACCATACCGGTAGGAACAACAACCAGTTCAGCTTCGATTTCAATATTTTCGCCCAGCAGTGTGTTCTCCGCGGCGATGACCATTCCGGCACCCTCTTCCTTAATGGAAGTAACGGTACCCTTGGTCAGCATTACGCCGGGATTGTCCTGTGCTGCACGGTAATAACGCTCGTTTACACCGGGGACCATCATGTGATCGTAGATGATGTAAGCAACTGCGTCTTCATTCATTTCGCGAACGTAGTTAGCCTGTTTGAGGGCTACCAAACTGCTCAGCTCAGAAGTATAAGGAAGGTGCTTGTAGGATTCCATGTCTTCATAGACAAATTTTTCCTCTTCTTCACCTTCAGCTGCTTCAGCTGCGGCAGCATCAGCTGCTGCGACCTCTTCTTCGGAACGGTTTGCGTATGCGTCTTCCTGAGCTGCGAATTCTGCTTCACTGAGGCGGGTATCAAGAACAAAGGCAACAGACTTAGCAGTCATTTTGCCTTCCTTAACCATCGCTTCAAATTCAGCAGCAGTCACAACCTTGGAAGAACCATAACCCATAGGCTCTACGTATTTAGTATCCTGAGGTACCCAACCGGTAGCCAGAACACATGCGCCAACAGGCATCTCTTCAACGGAGCCACCGACTTTCACTTTAGCAGTGTACTGTCCGGGAGCGCCTTCGAGAGCTTCGAGTTGTGCGGAGGTGAGCACTTTGATTCTGGAATTGGACTGAACTTCAGAGATCAGAGCCTCGATTCCGGTTTCATGTGCTTCAGTATAGGGGTAGGAAAGGGGAAATGTTTTGTACATTCCAGCAGCCTTACCACCAAGGTCGGCTTCCTTTTCCACCAGAATTACGTCGTGGTTGGTCTTGGCAGCGTAAATTGCTGCGGTAAGACCGGTGAAACCACCACCCATGACCATGACTACCTTATTGGCATCAAAAGCCTGAGATTCCTGCTCGTTTGTCTTGAGCAGCTTGGTGACACCCATTTTGACGTATTCGTTTGCCATTATTGTGAGGAGCTCAGGAATTTCGCCGTTAGGATCAGGCATGGTGCCGTCGGGATTCCTGAAAACCTTGATGCACTGTTCACGCAGGTTGACTCGTTCAACTGCGACACCGTCGAAGTCGAAAATATCCCAGTCAACGCGAGGGCTAGTGCCGCAGATACATACTGCGTCAACGCTGCCAGCGTCGATATCTTCCTGAATGAGCTTTCTTCCTTCCTCGCTGTTAAGGCGCGGATGCACCTTTACGACCGGACATTCGTTCGCGTAAACGCGACCGACCTGTTCAGCCATTTCTTCAGCGTTAAGGTAAGGAGATACGCTCGCTTGGTCGAAATAAACACCGATTTTTTCGGGCATGTCGACTTACCTCCCTATGACCGTTTGGATCGCTTTGAGAGCGGCAGCAGTACCAGACTGGGCTGTCTTCATGACATCCAGAGGCTGCTTTGCACACCCGGCAGCGAAAATGCCTTGTTCCTCACCGCCGACAATAAAGCCTTGATCGTCAACCTGTACTCCGGAAGGAACCGGGGTACCTGCCAGACTAGGCTGCATACCAGTAGCCAGCACTACGAGATCATGCTCGTTCTGGGCTTTGATACCGGTTTCTGCATCCTCAACAGTGACGAGAACATTGCCGGAACCGGACTCTTCGATAACATCAGCGACCTTACCTTTAACGGCATTGATCTTGTCATCGGAAAGAATGCGCTTGGCAAACTTGTCGTAACGTCCCGGAGTACGCAGGTCGATGTAATAAATGGTAACCTTTGCATCGGGATACTGTTCACGTACATAAGCGGCCTGCTTCAGAGAAGCCATGCAACAGATGTATGAACAGAAATTGAGGTGGTTTTCATCGCGGGAACCCGCACATTGTACGAATGCGATGTTTTTGGGCTGTGCACCATCAGAGGGGCGCACAATCTGACCGTCGGTAGGTCCGCTCGGAGCTGCAAGTCTTTCCATCGCCATGTTGGAAATACAGTTCTTTACAGTACCTGCGCCGAGGTTGGAAAGTTTGGTAACATCGTAAGGCTTCCAGCCGGTAGCGTAGACGATGGAACCGACGTTAAGTGTGATGACCTTTTCCTCTTCTTTAAGATCGATAGCATCGATCTCACCGAGGATCTTGAGGTCTTCATCGGTGCAATTTTCTTTTTCAAGAACGTACCTTGCGGGAAACGCAAAGGGAACGTCCATGTAAAGAGCCTTGCGGTCACAGAGTTTGAACTCGAACTCATCGGTAATGTCGTTAGACAATTTCTCGATAACTTCAGTGAGATCAACACTACCGGGACCCACGTATCTGGGTTTGATGCGAACCTTGACTTCGTAATTGCCTTTGGAACCGCCAATGGATTCCACTTCAGCCAAGGTAAAGAACTTTACGTTCTTATTGTTTTTGATTCTCTGAAACTGAATCTCCAGTCCGCAGGAAGGAGGACACAGCTTCGGAAAATATTTATTCAGCTGCATCACCCGGCCACCCAGATAAGGCGCCTTCTCCACGATGAAGACTTCATGGCCTACTTCAGCGGCTTCGAGTGCAGTAGTTATACCACTGAACCCGCCGCCTACGACAAGTATGCTATTTGACATTCTCTATCCTCCTGAACTCTTTGAGGCCCAAGCCATAAAATGGCCCAAACCCGGACACCGACCGCGCAGGTCGCAATTCGGATTCAGACCATTTCAGCGCATTAACCAGAGTAGAACGGCTGCGGGCCGTAAGACCCGCAGCCGCTTATTGTCATACCCGGCTTATTCAGTGGGGATGATCTGGTGGTATGCTTTTTTGAAGACGTTAGTTTCGCCTTTTTCTACGTCATACTTGGAGTTGACGAAGCATTTCCACTTGGAGTCATCGAGACCCATGAAGTCACCACGGTAGTAGAAACCGGGGTAACGGGACTCTTCACGGAATTCAATGTGCTGCATGTGCAGGCGTACAGTCCACAGTCTGTGGAACTGTTCCCAACAACGCATGAGTTCGTGGAGGTCACGAGCAGCCAGTTTTCTGGAATCTTCTTCGAGCATTTCGAGGAGATGGAAACCAGTGTGCAGCAGGGACTTGGAAGTCACGTACATGGTACCAACACCACCACCGTATTCATCAGTAGCCTTCATCAGGCGCATCATGAAGTTCTTAGGAGTGATGTAGTTGGGGTTAACTACGGGGTCGGTAGAGAGAGCTTTACCTTCTTCGTAGGTGTACCAAGGCTGGTAGATTTCTTTCAAAAGAGCAGGGCCGTCAATTTTCAGAGTCGGCTTGAAGTCTTTGTGATCTACACACCAGCGTACCATCTGCTTACCAACGATACGACCTTCAGCGTGAGAACCGGAGGAGAACTTGTGACCGGAAGCGCCAACACCGTCAGCACATGTCCAGAGGCCGTTAACAGTAGTCATACGGTTGTAGACTTTACCGTTGTCAGCTTTCACTTTGTAATCTTCAGGAACCCATTCTTCATCAGGACCGGAAGTCCAGATACCACAGCAACCGGAGTGGGAGCCGAGGAGGTAAGGTTCGGTAGGCATAATTTCAGAGCCGGACTCTTCAGGCTTGATGTTCTGACAAGCCCAGAGGTTAGCCTGGCCAACACACATGTCGAGGAAATCTTCCCAAGCTTCGGACTCGAGGTGTTTCTGCTCAGCAGGTGAAAGCTCTTTGAATGTGTTCTGAAGTGCGGTAGCGGTGTCCATGTAGATGGGGCCACGGCCTTCACGCATTTCGCGAAGCATCATGTGGTTACGCAGACAAGTAGGAATAACATGTCCTTTAGCGTAGCCGCGATCTTCGTAAGGCTTGAGCATTGCGCGGTTAGTTACGCAGTAGTCTTCGCCTTTGTAGTTGGTAGCTTTAGCTTTGAAGAGCAGGAACCATGCGCCAACAGGACCGTAACCGTCTTTAAAACGAGCGGGTACGAAACGGTTTTCCATCATGGTCATTTCAGCGCCAACCTGTGCACACATGGTGTATGTGGAACCTGCGTTCCATACTGGGTACCATGCACGACCGAGACCTTCACCAGTAGAGCGAGGACGGTAAACGTTTACAGCACCACCACAAGCTACAACAGCTGCGTTACATTTGAAAACATATACTTTGTTTTCGCGTGTGGAGAAACCAACTGCACCAGCGATGCGGTTAGGCTCATTAGCGTCGAGGAGCATTTTAACGATGAAAATACGTTCCATGTAGTTGTCTTCGCCGAGAGCGAGCTTAGCTGCTTCAGCGACGATGCACTTGTAGGACTCACCGTTAATCATCATCTGCCAGCGACCGGAACGAACGCAAGCGTCGCCGTTACGCAGGGAGAGACCAGCTGCTTTAGCTGCTGCACCGTCGAGGTTCTTACCGTCTTTTTTGATCCAGCAGGGAAGGCCCCACTCTTCAAAAAGGTGAACGGAATCATCAACGTGACGGCCGAGGTCATAAATAAGGTCTTCGCGAACGAGGCCCATGAGGTCAGTACGAACCATGCGTACGTAGTCATCAGCATCGTTTTCGCCGAGGTATGTGTTAATAGCGGACAGACCCTGTGCGATAGCACCGGAACGTTCCATAGCAGCTTTATCAAGCAGCATGATGGAAAGGTCGCCACCAACTTTTTCAATCCAACGGCATGCTTCATAAGCAACACCGCAGTTACCCATACCACCACCGACGAGGAGCAGGTCCACGTCTTTTTCTATAAGCTCAGGTTCTGCGAGAGCAACACCTTTAGAGGCTTCTTTACTAGGGAGAAGAGGCATGTTTCCTCCTTACTTAGGTTTTTGATTGCACGAATTAATAAGTCCGACTTCTTTCAAATTCAGAGAAGGGAATTAATTAATCCAGATCCTTCCAAGCAGTAGTTTTGTCTGCATCGGCAACATCAACTTTAAGACCAACTACTTCTTTAGGAGTAGTAAGCTCAGTCTCGGTGAAGAGAAGTTCATTGTCGAGGTCAGTCGGCTCGGGCTTACCTTCATAAGGTTTAATGGAACCTTCAGGTGTAGTACGGATGGGGAACTTGAAGCGCTTAACGTCACCGTTACGGAACTTCACAGTCCACATGATGTCTTCAGCAGAGCGCATGGGGATAGAAGTACCGCCCATGGGTGCGAAGTCACCGTAGGGGCGAGCTTCGATAGCGCCCTGGGGACAAATTTTTACGCAGGAATAGCACTCCCAACAGCCTTCAGGCTCCTGGTTGTAAGCGCGCATTTCTTCAGGGTCCAGGATCATAAGATCGTTAGGGCAGATGTACATGCAGGCGGTCTTTTCTCCACCTTTACAGCCATCACACTTTTCCGGATTGACAAAGGTCGGCATACCTAGTCCTCCTAAAAGGGTTTAATGTTATCAATCACCGACATCCTAAAAACCATTCATAACAGCCTAATATTTCAGGCTCGTGAAAATAGTAACTATCAAGCCCAATTCTCGGTGTCAAGGCGAAAGTGAAATTTAGAACAAGCTAACTCCAAATCCGCTGTATAAATGGTCCTGAAACACAGCCGCCAAGCTTTCCAGACACTTAAAAGCGCCTTCGGAAATTCGCGACAAAACAATAATGTGTTCCATCATGGATTGGTATTTAGTTCAATCTAGCCTTTAATTGCAAGCCTTTTTTTCATATTGCGGGATTTTCTTCACAACTGACCTAACAAACCGATTTTACACAGCAACAACGTAGACTTTCCCCTGATTTTCTCTAGACAAATTTCAAATTCAAACCCAATCTTATATGATAACTACAAAACCCCACCTTAATTTAAAACAAATGCCCCCTCACTTTGTACCCACCCTCGCACATTAAACTAAGCCAAATAGATCACTTCATCATCTCACCCACCCCACACCCACTTTCATCGCACTTTCATTTAAATCCACATAATTAAAAACTTTTTTGCAATACCCCAGACTAAAGCAAACACTCACAATAAATGTGTACGTGAAAAATTTCACTCCATTTCAATTTTGCCCTTGACATTTCTTTCACAAACCATTCATAACCCCTCTTAAGCTTTATGGAGAAATTGAGTTTTTGGACTATCCCACAAGCTCACTCCATGATATTGGTTTTTACTATATTTCGTTCCGCAGACCCGCCTCATTTCTATGAAGCGTTGCCTCCATCCTAAACCCGGAGGCCGAAGATCTAATTCCGGAGGTCTTGCGGAAGGGCCAAGGTGTTGAAAAAATAATTACTACAAGGAGACGTAAACATGTCTAAGCTCGTAGCCCCTCACGGTGGTAAAGGTCTTGTATGCTGCCTTCTCGAAGGCGCAGAACTCGCAGCAGAACAGAAAAAAGCTGCTGATCTTCCCAAAATCGAAATTTCCGCCCGCGCTAAAGGCGACCTCATCATGATGGGTTGTGGTGGTTTCTCTCCCCTGAACGGTTTCATGGGTAAAGCAGACTGGAAAGGCGTTTGCGAAAAATTCCTCATGGAAGATGGCACTTTCTGGCCTGTTCCGGTTACCCTCGACTCCGACGACGAAAGCGTTAAAGTCGGCGACGAAATCGCTCTCGTAAACGACGGTGAAGTATATGCTACCATGCAGATCACCGAAAAATACGAAATGACCGAAGAAGACAAGAAATGGGAATGCTACGAAGTATTCAAAGGTGAAGGCGAAGAATCTGAAGATTCCATCTTCTGGAAGACCGCACTTGAAGATCACCCCGGTGTTCAGATGGTTATGGCTCAGAAGAAATACAACCTCGCTGGTCCCGTTAAAGTACTCTCCGAAGGCGAATACCCCGAGCAGTACAAAGGCGTTTACCTGCGCCCCGCAGAAACTCGTGCCATGTTCGACGAAAAAGGCTGGTCCACAGTTTCCGCTCTCCAGCTCCGTAACCCCATGCACCGCTCTCACGAGTTCCTCGCAAAGATCTCCATCGAAGTATGTGACGGTTGTCTGATCCACTCCCTGATCGGTAACCTCAAGCCAGGAGACATTCCTGCTGAAGTTCGCGTTAAAGCTATCGACACTCTCGTTGAGCACTACTTTGTTAAAGAAAACGTTATCCAGGCTGGTTACCCCCTCGATATGCGTTACGCTGGTCCCCGTGAAGGCCTCCTCCACGCTACCTTCCGTCAGAACTACGGTGTTAACCGCATGCTGATCGGTCGTGACCACGCTGGTGTTGGTGACTTCTACGGTCTGTTCGAAGCTCAGGATATCTTTGACAAGATTCCTTACGCAACCGAAGCTTGTCCTGAGCCCGGCAAAGCACTGCTTTGCGAGCCCATGAAGATTGACTGGACTTTCTACTGCTACAAGTGCGACGGCATGGCTTCCCTGAGAACCTGCCCTCACGACAAAGACCAGCGCGTTATCCTTTCCGGTACCAAGCTGCGTAAAGCACTCTCCGATGGCGCTGAAATCGTAGATCACTTCGGTCGTGACGAAGTTATCGTACAGCTCCGCGAATACTACGAAGGCCTCACCGAAAAGGTTGAAGTCAAAATGCAGGGCGCAGCTTCCGGCGACGCAATGTAATTTAAGTAGTATTACTACTTGCATATTCAGGGAGGAAGCGGCAACGCTTCCTCCCTTTTTCTTTTCTTTACGGGCAGATAGAGACGTCTTTCTAGGCCTCCAAGCTGAGGGGTTGCCCATCCCGTTAAATCGCGCTATTAAAGTGGACTTCTCTATATTACATTTCAGGAAAAAAAAAAAAATGCCCGATTATAAAAAATTTGAACGGACCGGTGGCTCCGCACCGCGTAGACAGTCCCTGCTCGACGAAATCAAAGAGCTGGACTCACGACTTCTTTCCATCGTATCCCGCAGGAATTACCTTATGGGTAAAGCCGCATCCAAGCGCAAGCAGAAAGGCCTGCCCCTTGGTGATCCGGACATGGAAAGACGTATATTTGAAACATGGTCCGCTGAAGCCAGCAGTAAGAAATTTGATCTCAAAACTGCACGACGTGTTTTCGACCAGCTCAACAACCTTGCCTATGCAGCAGTAGCCAAGCCGGAAAACCGCAAGCTTTCTACATATGTTCTTTCTCCGCCTCATAAGCAAGTTGATGTAACCTTTGACGGCCCCGGCTCCCTGTTCCAGTCCAAACTCTGGATCGCTCTCAGTGCCGCAGCAGGTGCTGAAAGCAAAATGGGACCTTTGTGCGTCAATGACGAAATAACCGAACTGATCAAGGCTTTTAATCAGTCCGGCTCCCATCTTTCATGGGACGGAGACACAGTTGAATCCCGCGCTGGCGACGGCATTGAATTCGAAGACAAACTCGTCTTTGCCGGTAATAATGCAATGACCATGTACCTGGCCATTGCCTTTGGTCTTAAAACCATCGGCAAGTTTAAGATTGCGGGCGGCCCTATCCTCAAGCAGTATGATTCCCGCCCTCTCGCAGAAGTTCTTTCTCCGCTGGGCGCAAGACTCAATACTCTTGACCTCCAGAGCCACGGATTGCCTGCTCGCCTCGAATGCGGCGGACGCATGGCTTCATCAATTGAAATTTCAGATGATATTCCAGCTGAATTTGTTGCTGCCCTTGCGCTTGCCGCCTGGACCTATCCGCAGGGATTGACCATCAAATTCGCAGAAGGCTGGCATGGTAAAGATCTGCTTCAGGAAGTCATTGCAGCACTCAATGAATGCGGCATTAAAGCCAAGTTGAGCGAGACTGAATGCAGTGTTCCTGCGACTAAGGAGATCACTGTTCCCGAAGAGCCTTCCATTGCACTGGAGCCTGAACTTTGTGCCGCACTGCTGGCCATCCCCGCTTTCAGTGACGGACAGGTAACTATCAATGGAGACTGGCCCAAGTCCGCAGTTGCCGAAGATGCACTCCAGACTCTTAAAGCCGGTGGCGTTGATATTAAAATTTCCAAAGAAGGCATCACTGCAACTAAGGGTGAAACCGCAGCTGAAGCTTCCTTTGATTTTGGTAATGCAAACAACCTTTTTCCTATTGGTCTTGCCCTCGCGGTCAACTCCCGCTCTGAATGCAAGGTCAGCAACATCGCTGACGACGTTATGTTCGAACAGGGCATTGAACTGCTCGAACGCCTCGGCATCAGATACCAGCGCGGTGATGAAGAACTGACCGTTATTCCCGGCAGACTCAAATGGGACGAAGCATGGTTTGCACCTTCTCCCTTCTTCGGTATTGCTCTCGGTCTTATGGCCTGGATTCGTCCAGGTATTGCCATTGAAAACCCCGGCGACCTGACAGATCTCTGGCCTCGTTTCTGGACCCTCTACAACAGCCTGCCGGAAATCAACGGTCTTAAAGACCCAGAAGTTAGGAAAAAAGATGAATCAACAACCCGAAGAAGAATTAAAATCGATTAGTATTCCTGAGATCGAAGTTGAAATTGAAAACTTTAAGAAGGAATTGGATCTTTGCAAACAGCGTGTAAAAACGCTGTTTGCAAGTGAAAAACCTTCTGAAGGGATCTTTTTTGCCCAAGAAATCTTCGAATCTCAGCAAGATAAACTTCGTCTGGAAGCAGAGATTGACATCCGTCAACGAAAAATCAACCGAATGCGCCTCGGAATGGAAGGATAACTGACTCCCGCCCTCATAACAGCTTTAGCGGGCACTTTATGATGTACACGGGATAGCTACGTACAACAGGACACTTAGTTTCAAATCTGCTTATGAAAAGCACAATCACACCGGAGGTATCATGGGTTTAAATATTACTGAAAAGATCATATCAGCACACCTTTTGGACGGCGAAATGAAGCCGGGAACAGAAGTCGGGCTACGAATTGATCAAACACTAACTCAGGATGCCACCGGCACCATGGCTTATCTACAATTTGAAGCTATGGGTATTGATAAGGTCCAGACCGAGCTTTCCGTAAGTTACGTGGACCACAACACCCTGCAAATGGGTTTTCGCAACCCCGACGACCATCAGTATCTACGTACTGTAGCTGCCAAACACGGCGTTGTCTTCTCCCCTGCGGGCACCGGTATCTGTCACCAGCTGCATCTGGAAAACTTTGCCAAACCCGGCAAAACCCTGATCGGCTCTGACAGCCACACCCCCACAGCTGGCGGACTCGGCATGCTGGCCATGGGAGCAGGCGGACTTTCCGTTGCTTTGGCCATGGCCGGACAGCCATACTCTATCCCCATGCCTAAGGTGGTCAAAGTGGAACTTTCCGGTAAACTTACCGGATGGGCTTCCGCCAAAGATATCATCCTCAAGCTGCTTGAACTCAAAACAGTTAAGGGCGGCGTGGGTATTGTGTTTGAATTTGCAGGCAAAGGCGTGCAAACCCTTTCCGTTCCTGAACGTGCGGTTATCACCAACATGGGCGCGGAACTGGGTGCGACCACATCTATCTTCCCCAGTGATGAAAATACCAAGACTTTCCTCAAGGCCATGGGCCGCGAAGAAGACTGGTCCGAACTCATCGCCGATGCTGATGCAACCTACGCCGAAGTAGTTGAGATCAACCTTTCCGAACTTGAACCGCTGGTAGCCCAGCCGCATATGCCGGACCGGGTCGTGACCGTAAAATCCCTTGCGGGCCTTAAAGTCAATCAATCCGCCATCGGTTCCTGCACCAACTCTTCTTACTCCGACCTGAAGACAACCGCACTGATTCTGCAAGACCAGCAGTTGCCTGAAGGTGTGGATCTGATGATCTCTCCCGGTTCCAAACAGGTTCTCAAAATGCTTGCTTCCGACGGACTGATCGGCAACTTCC
The sequence above is drawn from the Marinifilum sp. JC120 genome and encodes:
- a CDS encoding hydrogenase iron-sulfur subunit — protein: MPEKIGVYFDQASVSPYLNAEEMAEQVGRVYANECPVVKVHPRLNSEEGRKLIQEDIDAGSVDAVCICGTSPRVDWDIFDFDGVAVERVNLREQCIKVFRNPDGTMPDPNGEIPELLTIMANEYVKMGVTKLLKTNEQESQAFDANKVVMVMGGGFTGLTAAIYAAKTNHDVILVEKEADLGGKAAGMYKTFPLSYPYTEAHETGIEALISEVQSNSRIKVLTSAQLEALEGAPGQYTAKVKVGGSVEEMPVGACVLATGWVPQDTKYVEPMGYGSSKVVTAAEFEAMVKEGKMTAKSVAFVLDTRLSEAEFAAQEDAYANRSEEEVAAADAAAAEAAEGEEEEKFVYEDMESYKHLPYTSELSSLVALKQANYVREMNEDAVAYIIYDHMMVPGVNERYYRAAQDNPGVMLTKGTVTSIKEEGAGMVIAAENTLLGENIEIEAELVVVPTGMVPTTAHDPTINLVYRQGPAFPDLQQFDGYADSNYICFPYETRRTGIYAAGCVRQPMSMGLAREDAAGAVLKAIQCINSANHGVAVHPRSGDNTYPVFNFMRCTQCKRCTEECPFGALDDDEKGTPMPNPSRCRRCGTCMGACPERVIGFDNYNIDMIGSMIKQVNVPDDMEADGPRFIVLACENDAYPALDMAAMRGKGWSPYVRVVPVRCLGSVNTIWIADAMSKGIDGVLLLGCKYGEDYQCHFMKGSELCNRRMENVADSLNRLGVEPERVVQAELAIDEYDKVPDMIDTFVNEMIKIGPNPFKGY
- a CDS encoding CoB--CoM heterodisulfide reductase iron-sulfur subunit A family protein, translated to MSNSILVVGGGFSGITTALEAAEVGHEVFIVEKAPYLGGRVMQLNKYFPKLCPPSCGLEIQFQRIKNNKNVKFFTLAEVESIGGSKGNYEVKVRIKPRYVGPGSVDLTEVIEKLSNDITDEFEFKLCDRKALYMDVPFAFPARYVLEKENCTDEDLKILGEIDAIDLKEEEKVITLNVGSIVYATGWKPYDVTKLSNLGAGTVKNCISNMAMERLAAPSGPTDGQIVRPSDGAQPKNIAFVQCAGSRDENHLNFCSYICCMASLKQAAYVREQYPDAKVTIYYIDLRTPGRYDKFAKRILSDDKINAVKGKVADVIEESGSGNVLVTVEDAETGIKAQNEHDLVVLATGMQPSLAGTPVPSGVQVDDQGFIVGGEEQGIFAAGCAKQPLDVMKTAQSGTAAALKAIQTVIGR
- a CDS encoding adenylyl-sulfate reductase subunit alpha, whose amino-acid sequence is MPLLPSKEASKGVALAEPELIEKDVDLLLVGGGMGNCGVAYEACRWIEKVGGDLSIMLLDKAAMERSGAIAQGLSAINTYLGENDADDYVRMVRTDLMGLVREDLIYDLGRHVDDSVHLFEEWGLPCWIKKDGKNLDGAAAKAAGLSLRNGDACVRSGRWQMMINGESYKCIVAEAAKLALGEDNYMERIFIVKMLLDANEPNRIAGAVGFSTRENKVYVFKCNAAVVACGGAVNVYRPRSTGEGLGRAWYPVWNAGSTYTMCAQVGAEMTMMENRFVPARFKDGYGPVGAWFLLFKAKATNYKGEDYCVTNRAMLKPYEDRGYAKGHVIPTCLRNHMMLREMREGRGPIYMDTATALQNTFKELSPAEQKHLESEAWEDFLDMCVGQANLWACQNIKPEESGSEIMPTEPYLLGSHSGCCGIWTSGPDEEWVPEDYKVKADNGKVYNRMTTVNGLWTCADGVGASGHKFSSGSHAEGRIVGKQMVRWCVDHKDFKPTLKIDGPALLKEIYQPWYTYEEGKALSTDPVVNPNYITPKNFMMRLMKATDEYGGGVGTMYVTSKSLLHTGFHLLEMLEEDSRKLAARDLHELMRCWEQFHRLWTVRLHMQHIEFREESRYPGFYYRGDFMGLDDSKWKCFVNSKYDVEKGETNVFKKAYHQIIPTE
- the aprB gene encoding adenylyl-sulfate reductase subunit beta, giving the protein MPTFVNPEKCDGCKGGEKTACMYICPNDLMILDPEEMRAYNQEPEGCWECYSCVKICPQGAIEARPYGDFAPMGGTSIPMRSAEDIMWTVKFRNGDVKRFKFPIRTTPEGSIKPYEGKPEPTDLDNELLFTETELTTPKEVVGLKVDVADADKTTAWKDLD
- the sat gene encoding sulfate adenylyltransferase encodes the protein MSKLVAPHGGKGLVCCLLEGAELAAEQKKAADLPKIEISARAKGDLIMMGCGGFSPLNGFMGKADWKGVCEKFLMEDGTFWPVPVTLDSDDESVKVGDEIALVNDGEVYATMQITEKYEMTEEDKKWECYEVFKGEGEESEDSIFWKTALEDHPGVQMVMAQKKYNLAGPVKVLSEGEYPEQYKGVYLRPAETRAMFDEKGWSTVSALQLRNPMHRSHEFLAKISIEVCDGCLIHSLIGNLKPGDIPAEVRVKAIDTLVEHYFVKENVIQAGYPLDMRYAGPREGLLHATFRQNYGVNRMLIGRDHAGVGDFYGLFEAQDIFDKIPYATEACPEPGKALLCEPMKIDWTFYCYKCDGMASLRTCPHDKDQRVILSGTKLRKALSDGAEIVDHFGRDEVIVQLREYYEGLTEKVEVKMQGAASGDAM
- a CDS encoding 5-enolpyruvylshikimate-3-phosphate synthase — protein: MPDYKKFERTGGSAPRRQSLLDEIKELDSRLLSIVSRRNYLMGKAASKRKQKGLPLGDPDMERRIFETWSAEASSKKFDLKTARRVFDQLNNLAYAAVAKPENRKLSTYVLSPPHKQVDVTFDGPGSLFQSKLWIALSAAAGAESKMGPLCVNDEITELIKAFNQSGSHLSWDGDTVESRAGDGIEFEDKLVFAGNNAMTMYLAIAFGLKTIGKFKIAGGPILKQYDSRPLAEVLSPLGARLNTLDLQSHGLPARLECGGRMASSIEISDDIPAEFVAALALAAWTYPQGLTIKFAEGWHGKDLLQEVIAALNECGIKAKLSETECSVPATKEITVPEEPSIALEPELCAALLAIPAFSDGQVTINGDWPKSAVAEDALQTLKAGGVDIKISKEGITATKGETAAEASFDFGNANNLFPIGLALAVNSRSECKVSNIADDVMFEQGIELLERLGIRYQRGDEELTVIPGRLKWDEAWFAPSPFFGIALGLMAWIRPGIAIENPGDLTDLWPRFWTLYNSLPEINGLKDPEVRKKDESTTRRRIKID
- a CDS encoding aconitate hydratase produces the protein MGLNITEKIISAHLLDGEMKPGTEVGLRIDQTLTQDATGTMAYLQFEAMGIDKVQTELSVSYVDHNTLQMGFRNPDDHQYLRTVAAKHGVVFSPAGTGICHQLHLENFAKPGKTLIGSDSHTPTAGGLGMLAMGAGGLSVALAMAGQPYSIPMPKVVKVELSGKLTGWASAKDIILKLLELKTVKGGVGIVFEFAGKGVQTLSVPERAVITNMGAELGATTSIFPSDENTKTFLKAMGREEDWSELIADADATYAEVVEINLSELEPLVAQPHMPDRVVTVKSLAGLKVNQSAIGSCTNSSYSDLKTTALILQDQQLPEGVDLMISPGSKQVLKMLASDGLIGNFLDSGARLLECTCGPCIGMGGSPTSAGVSVRTFNRNFEGRSGTQDAQVYLASPQTAAKLALAGEFTDPATWGTPPAKIDFPADVPSIRHLFIFPPENREGIEIVRGPNIIPLETFSALPDEISSEIRLKVEDDITTDHILPAGAQITALRSNIPAISEYIFSRVDEGFVGRMKESDNGIILGGENYGQGSSREHAALGPRHLGVVAVITKSLARIHRANLINFGILPLVLSEKSDYDKLSEGSKLTIDTTSITPGGEAVTMADGIEIKVRNDLSKKELDIIKAGGLLNYVGNLL